Within Kwoniella shandongensis chromosome 1, complete sequence, the genomic segment ATGCCCAAGCCCTGCGCGGAACCGGATGAGGTAGATCTCGCAGTACGTTCAGAGATTGCAAGCTGAGCCAGGTCGATCTGACATGGTACCATATCGAGACCGACAAAATGGCATTCTGGCCATTCGAGAGCTTGGGATATTGGCCAGAATCCTGCTCCCGTCCCGATCTTCCACCTGTATCAGCACCTCCATCACGTTTCCCTTGTCGCACTTACATCTAAGACAGTTTTTGGTGGTTCAGCGAACTCTGCGAATGTATGGCGGTCGCCTGAGGTGTCGTGGAGGGTTTCGTGGAGACGACTCTCGCTgaaatgtcagcgatgatcCCAGTATGggcacactcacagatccAGTACTTCTCTCTCCCATCCAACCTTGTAACATCCTCCTGCTTCCTCACCTTTGCTATCGATCCAAACCTTCTTTGTCGGCATGCCAATAAAATATGCGGGCTTCTTCACCCATCCTTCACGTTGTTCAACGTCACTCGCCTTTGGGCGCTGGATAGACGGCTCCAATCGGTGCAGAGGTAAACTTGCACTACGCGTCCGAGGTTCCCTATCATTCGTGTTCTTCACGTTGTGAACCGGACCACTCCAAGGTGCTGCAAAAGGATGCCTTTGCTCTTCGATCACAGGCACAACGTCACCCTCAACGAGCTTTGGCGATAAGACATGTTTCTTCTGAAAGGACGACGCATGTCCGAGTGATATGCTCATTGCGCGATCACGAGAATCAGACGATTGACCGCTGACTACCGAGGAAGGGTATTCTGGACCGAGCGCTTTCGACGAGGTGGGTGTGAATAGCTGGGTGAAATCGGTGGACCCGCCATCTGTCGTTTCGGTATATGCGGGAGGGGGAAGAATAGGGATAGATTCGCCGGTATCTGACGTCGATTGTGAGGGATCCGATTGAACCTTGTCGAGTACCGGTCGTGCTTGCGGAGCAGTACCCTTGTGTGATCTCGTTCCATTACCTCCTCGTGGTCCATCTCTTGACCCAAGcccttctctcactctcccactGAATGACGATAGCTTGTTTCTCGTCTCGCGAAACGATGCAAGTCGATGCGGAGTGGTGAAGCTTCGCGAAGCCATTGCCATGCtggtcggtggtggtggtggtaggCGGCGGGAAGATTTGTCCGCTGATATCGATACAGTCagatcatcttcccatccttgtGGGATACCCTTGATAGTAGGATCAACGACAGGTCTATTCTGATCGACCGAACTTCTCGTCCTTCTATGCATGCTTCTTCGTTCTTGGTCCTCGCCGTCCGTGTGGAACCCCAACCCAAGtgtgagaaagggagaatCGGTCGATGTGAATGGACTGTCATCGATGCGGGTTTTGAGCTTGGTAAGGTCAGGAGGCGAAGATTCCGGGAAGGCGTCAAAATCGACAAtgagaggtcgaggaggtgtCGAAGGCATCGCGGGTGTGATGGTGGGCGCGGTTGCTCTACGAGGAGGAACGAAGAATTGACTTGCTATCGTTGGGAGTGTGAGGTCCATGTTGACGATTCCTTGAAGATGCTGAACAATGCGGATCAGGGGTAGAGATCATTCCCTAGGTGGTCTGTGGGAAGCAGGAGTTGGTACCAATTTCTATTAGCTATACATGGATGATCTATTGTGGAGGTTATGTATCGTTAGTGACATGACCGAACATGAGtgagatgtatgtatgcatcAGACAGAGTGttgagtgatgttgatgatgagtaGGCTTGCTTGATGGACAATGGGACACGAGAGACCAAGTGTATGCTTATTGTTCTTCTTTTTTCCAGTTGATATTGATGGAGATCCGTGCGCTCGATCGCAATCATTCATGGCGCAGAGGTCAAAGCGAGTGACTGTGTGTGAGGACAGAAAATGTGGCAGAGACTGATTGTTGTCTGCTTTATATTGATTTTTGTATCGTTTATCAATGCTATTGAGAAGATCAATAAAAATGTCAAAGGAACGATTTGTTTGTCCGGCCCGAATAATCAATCGACAGGCAGGCTGTGTGACCAAACGATAAGCGACCACGTACTGCCAAGTCACTCGTTGGTTCTTGGTACGGGCTTATCTCGCGGCAAGGAATTCACTACCACTCTACTTGCCAAGCTCAACCCTGCACTACGAAGTAACAGGGTCTCGTCATCGGCTTTCGTAAGTTCACGGCAGTAATGTGAAGTACGAGCACAGCTAACTTAGTACATGCGCTGGGCTGCGCTTATTTGACTTTGCCGTTGCGATCACTCACGAAAGATATCGCACATCAATCGTCTGTCACAATTTGTTCCCTGTCGCCTGACTAAGACCACGGCgtctttctccccttcctttctctctctgttCACCGGAGGAGCAGAGACATTGTATCACCACTACTGCCATAGGGTTCAAGACCAAGCACAGCCTCTATGAAACTTTGTAGGTGGAAAGCAAGCGGTACACGTCTCATCCGACGCGTCAAATTGCGCAGCCATTTCAtgtcgagcttcttcttctcttacTCGTATTTGACTCCGATATACCGCGAGTCTACTTATTGCATGTACGTTcgtgggagaagaagcagaacatCAGAGGCACTGGATCATGCTTTATCAAACGTGTTCTCGTGATATGCAGCCTGCCTGCGTGCGGGGTAGGACAGGGTTTACGAGATGAGAACATGAGTAAAGTCAAGGAATCGGTCCGATGACATTGATAAATTCCTCTCATCTGTGTCTCGCTATCCGATCTGTTTCCCACCTATATATACCTCATCTTACATCGTTTTGAAGCGGTATTCTCTCCCGCTCTTTGTAAACAAGACATATCGCCGTGCTCACATAtatctctgatcttcttcttcgccaaaaGTCTCTCACAATGCTCTTCCCTACCAAGCTCGCCATCTTCTCAACTCTTATTGCCGCCGCCAAGGCTCAATTGTCCGTCAACACTCCTGTAAGTTTTCGGTCTTTTCGTGACAGTGGGCAGGATCGCAAGTCAAACCATAACATATGTCATGCTGACGTCTCTTTCCGCCGTGATGAAATTAGGCCTCATTGATCGAATGTCAACCCGCCTCTCTTTCATGGACGGCAACCACGGCTCCTTACTACATCGCCTTCCTCCCCGGTGGTCAAGTCTCCGCAGCCGCGGTAAGTCTCTTCGCTTCGGATCAAAAGCATAACGCACTGCGGTGAGGAACTTTACTGATGACTGGTCTGCTGGGCATGCGCATACTATAGCTTGAACAACTTTCACCTGTTCAATCCGCCCCGTATACGTGGACTGTCAACATCGCCGCTAACACCAACATGTAAGCGATCTCGAGTGAAACCATATCTTCTGCTACGCTCGAGCTTACGCATTCGTTCCGCAGTACGATCCGAATAACCGATGGTACTGGTGCTATTGCCTATTCTAGTCCGGTAGTGATCCAAGCTGGTTCCAACTCTGCTTGTTTGACCTCTGTCGCTGCCGACGCTAGCACCACCGCGTAAGTGGATATGCTTCCCATCAACTAGCTCTCCCGTCATTGTTCATGACTGACACTGGCTTTTCTGCTTCTGTTCTTGTAGAGGTGGTGCCGCCACCGGTTCGTCTGGCGCTTCCGCCACTACTACTGGATCTGCATCCAGATCAGGCTCAGCCGCAGGTAGTGCGACCTCTAGTGCGGGAGCCGCAACTTCCAGCGCCGCTTCTGCCGGTCTAGTCACCCGTGAGAGCGCCACGGGTCTTGTCGGTATTCTGGGCTTGGTCGCCGTTGCGGTTGGTGTTCTTGCCTAAATCTGCGAGTGACTAGGGTTTGGAGCGGTTATGTTAGCAATGAGTGACGAGAAGTGACTATACAAAGCGGTCGACGGCAGATCGTACatggggagaagaggattTTGAAAGTTCCATGTGTCTCCAGGAGAATATCGAGTTATAAATGACATTTACTACACTTCAACCACCCTTAATGTATGTTATATAACCCCCACATGGTGTTAATGATCAACAGTGATTCACTTGAATGACAACTGGAGTTGCATGCTACTTTACTTGGTTTGACTTCTGACGCTTATCCTTACACCTAAAGGGCTTCACGAGCCAACTCCTCGAAAGACTTGGGCTTCCAGCCCTCGATCAAGGATCCTGACGGTCCCCAAGCACCATCTCCCCACTTGGCCTTGAGAGCAGCGACGACCGCCCCAGGACCCTTGAGATCCTCCTGGTATTGTTGCTCGGAGTACTCGGTGATTTCGGGAGCATTGCCGTTGAGCTTGGTGAGGGTATCGACGATCTCTTGACCTGGGACGGTGACGTCGTAAACCTGAAGCACCTGGTTGGCGATCTTGGAATAGCCAGATTCGTCGCTTGCCAATGTAGCGATGGCGTATCCGAGGTAAGGGAGGGTGCTGTGAAACAGAGCGGGATCAGCATCCATCAAATCATTGCGAAGACCAAACGATAACAAACTTACGTCAGTCGGAGTGGATTCTTGAGCGAGTTTCTAAACTTTTGAACAGTGTTCCCCTTGACATCGGTCCCGACAGCCCTGTGATTGAGACCCAGTGAGCCGCTATCCCCGATACGTTAATGCAATGATGAACTCACTTGTAGGCAAAGAAGAACAGACCGAACAAGCCTGTTCTGACTTCGGTGAGAGGTACACCGAGCTCCTTTGCTTTCttcacaacctcctccttgactccGATACCTGCAAGACCGGGAGCTTTGAGTTCTTCCTCAGTCCAGTTGGCGCCGTAGTCTGAGGGGATGAACGTCTTGAGGGCGGAGGAACCAGCGAGTGCTTCGACAATGTAAATTTGGGATTTGAGTCCTGGAGCACCGACGGTTGAGCTGTGGGGTTGTGGTCGTCAGCGACAAATCGAGCAGCTTTGCACGAAACAAGAAGTTGAAGTGGGGGTTTGGAATGCGGAGGCAGACGACTCACACGACCACATTGAGATCCTTCACTGCagccttgttcttctccttccccgcATCGCTCAAGTCGACGACTCTGGTCTCGAGCTTCGCGTCTTTGGGAAGCTTCGAGAGGTCTGTACTCTCACGATGTAAGATGACAAGCTTGATCTTGCCCTCCTGGTGGACTTTGACTAGCGCGGGGAGGATTGCAGAACCGACTGTTCCGGTGAATCCGTATAAACCGACAGTGGGCGACATTGTGTTGACTGACTGATAACTGGAGGTGAGGGTAAATGCAAATGTGTGACTGGGAGGAGTGGATGAAAatttggagatgaggacggGATGCGGATGAACGGAGTTGCAATAGGGGTTGCTATATATACCTTTGCATGCGGGATATCTCGGCTCCCTCAGATGGGATCAAAGGGGTACGATGGTGTAAGCTGGCGTGATAAGCGGCCGTCCATTGATTGCTATTCTCATTCCGATGGGATAAATCGAGTAGTGAGTTGCTTGATAAGCACGTGCTGTGAGATGAGATCAGCTTACTTAATCCCTCATTTCCGGTAATTAACGCGAATAACTGGAAGCGTAAGTTAAGTTACTAACCATCAACTATTGCATCagatctcatcatcgttgtcgtcaATACTGTTGCATCGTTGTCTAATACATGTCATTCCGGCGGTATCACCTCACTCGTATTATCAACATGTCTTCCGCAAGCTCACGCTCACAGCAACCGATATTTTCACCAGCGACGTACAAAGCTACGCGTAACGAAGTCGGAGTATTCACGACACCTCCGTAttcggagaagatcaaaccGTTATGGCGATTTCAAGATAGTGTCGTAGCGCGAGCGAGTGCTGAAGCGATATGGGAGAGGTTTCAAGGGTACAGGTGAATACAGGCCTGTTCATCGCTCGTTCGCTGGGTCGTATGGTCGTACACGACGATGGCGCAATGAGAGGGCCTTTGGCTGACAAGGCCGTTGTGTAAAAAGGGATCAAGACGATTTCGTAGGGTGAGTATGAAAGGACATGATCGCGCCTCGATCCGATCACTGATGTCATTCATCGATACCCATTCCCCATTCGTCTGTTGGTCCTTACCACCACTACTCCCCCGGTACCTTGTGTGTTTCTGCTTGTCGCCTGTCCCACCTCGCAGAATGGACATCACTCGCAAATTCTTACAAATGGGTCGTACCCGTTCTCTGCGATATGCACTCCGACCAGGCGGTCGCAAATACTCCCCTACGagcggagaagagatggCACGTACTGGTAAAGTGTacgatgaagagaagaggaaaggagcaGAGGTATTTGAGGGTTATGTAGATAAGTGTTGGGCGGACGAGGTTTATAGTCAAGCTTATGCAAGTTGGGcagaagaggggaagaaggtgaagagcTCAAGTACGAGAAAGatcggagggagaggtgcAGCTGGGAAGGGAGtaggagagggaaagggcgatgagaaggggaagaataTAAAgtcagagggagaagaagatgggaccAAGAAGAGCACGGCtaagcggaagaggagaaatTCAGAGTCGGACTCAGCGAGTGACAGTGATCGTGCCACTTCCGACCATAATGTAGAGGAGAAGCCAGCCAAGACCCCCAAAGGAGGCCAAACCAGCTCATCACCTCGCAAGTCCTCAGGATCGAGACGAGGTGCACCAGAGTCGACAAGCACTCGTCGGTCAACCAGGAGTAAGAACAGCTAAACCGCATTGAAGGATCGCAACATGTTGTATTATTACTTCATCCATCTCATTATATACAATTTAGGTATCCTTGTATCTCCAGTCTTTGCCCACTTAGCCTTCTTCAAATAATCGCATGTATCCATAAAATCACCCTTGTCATCGTGACTCAGGTTTAATGATCGATTTTTCCCACGTATGCCCTACTCGTTGATATCTCCATGGACTCGGACCTGCAGATTCTTGCGTTAGCTTCGCCTCACTTTGTTTTCAACGAATGACCCCCAGCTTACCCGATACATGCATGTGAAGTGACCTCCCCAGTTACTCTCCACCTTGAAGACGACCACTCCGACCTTGATGCCTAGATCGACGATGTCTGACGCAACCGGGAACGTTTGGATGTGCGAGAGAGCTGCGGGGTCGTAGGTGAATGAACCAAGGGGTAAGTAGTCCGGCTGTGCAGCAGGACTGGCATGGGGTGTCAGTGGCACGATTACCCTTTATGACTTTATGCTCAACTTACTCTTCCTTTTGGGCCCAGTATTGAGCAaacttctccttgtcctcctcgtcatcgagaATACCCATCTAATCACGCTCGTCAGTTCTCGCTACCACATGCTGATCGGGATTTTGCTTACCACTTGGATCACCCTTGGAGCTGTCGAAGTGTCCAATGCCAGCTCACTCGGAGCATGTTCTATCGTTATATCACTGACCAccactctcctcgtcaacatcacTCCTAAACTCCCCTGTTCTCCTTTGAAAGGCCAACAACTTCCCACCGAGATATCCGGATGAAGCGCAGTCGCCGGTGGTCGACCTTGGACGTCTTTACTTCCCATAATCCATTTGCCGACTCCCGATGCTGTTTGCAAAACCAGCGTGTCTGATGTGAGTTGCGGAATGACTCGAGCTCCTGCTGTAAATAGTGCGTAATCGGTACGAGCGATCGTGTCTTTCGAATACTTCAGCAGAGCAGCGTCGATGAGTTCGTTGAACAGTGAAGTGAGATCATCGCCTTTATTAGATTTGATAGTGACGGAACTTGAAGCGGATGATTTCGATTTGCCACTTGGTTTGGAAGGGGCAGGCATCTCTGCCCTTTCTCGTCGAAGTTCATTGAGCTCGTAGTTGAGGATACTGGTGAACGAATCTTTCGAGAGGAATTCGCCGGAAGCGGCTTTACGATCAAACGTCTTCTCCGTCCActcttccactttcttctcATTGATCTGGGGAGAAGTCGAACTTGTCGACTCAGACATCATTCTCTTGACCAACGCTTCGGTTTCCGTACGACCCATCATGACTTTCTTCATCTCGGCCCAGAACGAAGGTTCGATGTCAATCGTTCCTCTCGAGTTCACTCTAATCGGCATGTTGTCCGGTAGGACCTTCTCCAGTGCAGCGAGCAATCGCCCATCGTCCAAAGCATCCTTCACggccttctccaccttgtcgaCGCGGGTCCTAAGCTGTTGAATGTCCCTGTCGACATGCTCGATGGACTTGACAGACTTGTGGGCAGCCGCAATGCTCTTCTCGTGCGAATCGACGGTCGATGTGATACTTTGAATTTCCGCCTTGAGATCGTTGAGCGAATGTTGTAAAGCCTTGACATCTTTACCACTATCACCTCGAAGTGCTTCCACTCGTTTCTTGTCGAGCATCACCGCCGTCTCCAAGTCGCTCATCCTGTCCAGAATCGTGTGAGCCGATTGTttgttctcgctctcgccttCCGTGATCGCCTTGAGCATGTCCGAAAGCGCTGCTGTCGCTTGTTCGAGATTGGTCAATCGAACCGACATCTCCTCGGTCGTACCCGGCGGAGCATCCGGTGCTTTGTAGATGCCCCTTGACCTCCAAGGTGCGTCAAGTATACGAAGAGCGAGGCTGAGAGCAAGCATTGCTCCAAGCCATTTCCACCAATCCCGCTTGACTCGACGCAGGAACCCTTTGCCTGATCCAAAGATTGTCTGACCCGGTCTAACGATGATGCTACGAAGAAGGTTTGTCGCCAACTCGACAGCGAACTGGAGACCGATGACTACGCCATGCAAGATGTTTGTGACAATGGTCCGCAGCGAGGAtggtcgtcttcgtcttggGTGGAAAGTGGGAGCAGGTGATCGTCTGTCGACTCTTGGACTGAGTGCACGTAGAAGTTGAGCGGGAGTGGGTGACCGTCGACTGTGACCGTTGATCTCGATAGTCGGTGTCCACCCACGATTTTGCTGTGACTCGTCATACTCCTCTCCACTGCCGTCCGAGTCCGCTCCTTCATCGCTTTTCcgtcctttccttctctgtcTCGGTTGAAGACCAAGTCCCATCCCTAAGtatccttcccctttctcctgTCGCTTCCCTCTCGTGCCCGATCTGCCTTCCAAAGCACCTCTTCTGaccactccttctccctctccacctgaATCGTCCGAATCATAGTATCCCTCGTTGTCTTCTGCAGGTCGGTAGGGCATATCCTCGGCGGCAgccttccctcttctcttcttcgagtcGGACCCTCTTGGACCACTCCCACCATACTGAACCGCACGGACCGCCTCCGCTTGCGCTTGTGCTTGTCGGAcgtactcttcctcttcttcatagTTGTGACTCGTCTCGCCAGAATGATTgcctgctcctccacctccaccgagagaagagaagcttgCATAGTCCCCTGATGCATCtccgtctccatctccatcctcggTTGGTCGGAGGAAATAACGAACGGGAGACAAGGCTCGAGCGGTAGAAGCGAGTTGTTCAGCTGGTGACTGAGCTCGTTGATGATTCCCAAGCattggaggtggtggtgataatGATTGGAAGTTCTGCGAGCgggaggtggaagcggaTTTGTGTTTGGGGAAGGATCGTTCGGGATTGGGGGGGAGTGAGATACCACTCTGAGCGGCGTTGAAGGCGGCCGCAATGCTGGAACGCCAGTGTTAGCGAGCAGCTTCCAGTAGGGAGGTTCGAGTTGTACTCACTTGACACTAGTGTCTTTAAACCCTATCAGCCCATTGCCATTGGCgatcttcccattccttgAAGTAGGGACTCTGAATGAGCTACTGAGGAACAAACGGACATACAACATCAGTCAACAATCATATTACGAATGACCGTGACCGACCCCATTAACAAGAACAATGGAGGTCGTCCAGATTATTGGAAAATTGGGGGAACGAGGGAAACAAGGACCTTCGACTCACCTAGTCACgctttctccctcccaatcatcatcatctcttcctcttccactcctcgCGCTTCTCGTACTTCGTGCAGGTGATGCAGGCGGAGCTGCTCTTCGAGGCGGCATCCTAGGTGGATATGCTCAATCGAGCGTGACGACTAGTGTCTCAAAttttgagcttgaagaggcGTTCcagagaaaagaagaaagaaggaagggcgAATACGAATTGATGTGGTTGAATGATCAATCCGATGGTCGGTCGGTCGTCAAGGTAATGTTTGTTTACTGTTTTTCCGAGACCACTCCGCCGGTACGACCAACAAATTCAGTAAGTGTACAGCTATTGTCTAGGAAGCTGTCTACGAAATGGATCTCCCGTGCAGAGGTATACTTCTAAGAGATGGCGAAGgaaggatatggaggaaTGGGCTAAGCAATGTTGTGTGATGTTTATTGCATTTCATCAACTCGTCACTCTCCGAGCAAAGGAAAGAGACGCGCGTGGACGTAACGTGTTTCACATGCAAAAATCACACCAAGCCTGAGTCTGCCTGTATAAGTATATGTTTACACAAACAGCGTTTTTCCTCAATTGTATCATGTAACACACTCAATGCACAGATCACCACGAGTTGCCATTACTCAGTCACAACTGCCTCTGTCTGATTAGATCCAGCTTGATAGATGCCCGTATGCTACCCAACCCAAGTTTTGTCATGATATACATCTCGTCCACCAAATAAACCATCCACCAAAGAACCAAACCCAAAGCCACCTTTCTCCATCCATTTGAAGTTGAGAGCGACCGCAAGCTTGATCCCATAGAAACTCGGCGAGTGATTTATCGGTAAGACTGTGCAAGTACAAGGTATTGTCAGTATTAGATCCTTGGCATTTGACCACGATATGCAGAGATCCTTGACTGACCTTTTGCCTCCTTGCTCGGGCACCACGACCACCGAACTTCTTGGGCTCCATTCTCCTGGGGTCAGCAACGAGGAGGGATCGGTCGTAGGCGATGAgggtcttcttcaactcgaGAGCGGAAGCGGCATCCTCGTTCTTGGCGTAGAAGCTACAGTCGAATACCAAATCAGTTTGGCACTTGCTTTCGTAAACACTTTACACTCACGCAACGATACCCTTGGCGATGGCCTGTCGGAGAGCGTAAAGCTGAGAGACGTGACCACCACCCTTGACTCGGAGACGGATGTCGAGGTTGGCGAGCTTTTCAGCACCAACAACAAGGACGGGCTCGTAGACCTTGTATCGGAGGACGACGCTGTGAATGGGGGGGAGAAGGGTCAGCTGCTTGTCCTCGGTCGACATGGTTTTCTCCAATAGCTCCCCGTTCATCCCTCTTCGGCGGTCCAGCGTCCTTTAGGCCTCCTATCCATGATTGACCGCCGCGCTAGCACAGAATAGCAGATGTGCTGCCGGCTCCTATACTCCGTCTCATCCCCTACATCTGCTCTTCACTCcgaccatcctctctcgctATCGCGCTTCCTCCATTGGCCCCAATCCTCCCTGAAGCTCCAAtccaacaacagcaatgaACATCAACTCACGGCTcgacgagggagatgggGGAACCGTTGAGTCTGATAAGACCTCGACCGGGGGTGACGTGAGCCACAGCGGTGGCAGTCTAAAATCATTGAAATCAGCTAAACGTCCCCAAACGACTAttgtcctccttctgtcCTTCCGTCCATGAAatgatagctcaccttcttcttgccgaAGGTTTGGACGGCGGACATTTTCTATTTGGTTGAAAGGGGTAGGTGTTTCCGTTCGATGTTGTAGATATGATTTGATAGTTTGAGGTTGCGTAGAATTAACGAGAAATTCGAGTTTTGTCGTAAAAGAGATGTGATAGAACGGAGAGCGTACAATCTAGTTAGCTtatgttctccttctctacgCTCCCGAAGACGAGATCCGATTTTGATTTTTGGGTATTGAGAAACGTTACTCACGATCTTGCTGTAGAGTGAGAGAAAAACAACAAGTGTGTCGTTGCACCGAAATGAAAGCCTCAAAGAACTGGCAACGAGCAGTGAGCGAGGGGTGTGactgagtgagtgagtgagtgagtgtgactgACGGACTGACTGCACCAGCGTACGGTCTACAACCAGAACCCATGCATACAGCGTACAACGAAACCACCCTACAACTGAGAGGTGGCAGCACTACCAGCAATAATTAATGACCGCGGCGATATGTTGCCAAAGAAGGAGTGTGGCACCAGTCTTAACACCGACACCGCCGATGCTAATCTCCGACATCTTCGGTAAGCAGTATAGTTCCTTTTCATCCTTCCTTATATCGATGCATAACAGCGCCATCGATTGTTGATCCCATTGTTTACTCTATTCTCTGACTCGTCACCACGCGGATGTACATGTCATCACCTCTATCTGAACTTGCTCGTGACACAAACAACGCAAATATGCAGCACAGATTCACAGATAAAGGACAAGACATTCATTGCACTATCGAAATACCACAATACGAACAGATCTATCTATCCTACCGTCATCCCTAACACGTCTCCCTTCGTACTCCCCTTGCTGGATTCGTCGAATGGCCTCATACTATCTGACTCGTCCAGCCACCTTGTTGAGAAGGTAGAGAAAGGACTACAATAGGAGGTGTGACTTGCGCTCGAGGGGATGAAGTGAGGACAGATAGGTCCTTGATTTCGCACTGTTGAGAGCGCAATTGGTCGAATGATACTAACACAACAAGAAGATACAACGGGGCAGTACAACGAATTACAAGCTAAATCTCCCAAGATCATAAAGATGAAAGAGGTTGTTTAGTAGTATCGATAGCCGTTGACGTAGGATCCGCTGACGAGTCCATTGGCATCACCACCGATTGCGGCACCGGAAGAAGCATCGCCTACGAACGCGTTCAAGTCAGTCAATAGGTTCAAGCGAGTCAGGAAGGTCTGCggactcaccaccatcacctgCGTTGCCAGAGGCGATGTTCAGAGCGTCCAAGTTACCGTCGGTGAGACTGCCCTCGTTGTCGTAGCCGTAACCATAGTATCGGTTGTAAGCGTTGGCGTTTGCATTCGAGTTGGCAGTGTGGTTCTCGCTGCTGCGTGACGAATGAATCGAGTCAGCTGACCACACACTGTCAGGGGAGCCATTGCTCTGTACTTACATGGAGCCACCGTTGGTGTTCCCACCAACACCGGAGTAGGCATTGCCACCGCCAGTGGAAGTGACGACGGGTCGTCCATTGACGTAAGAGATGCTGTTCGTCCGAAGACACAAAGATCAGCTG encodes:
- a CDS encoding 40S ribosomal protein uS9 — protein: MSAVQTFGKKKTATAVAHVTPGRGLIRLNGSPISLVEPVVLRYKVYEPVLVVGAEKLANLDIRLRVKGGGHVSQLYALRQAIAKGIVAFYAKNEDAASALELKKTLIAYDRSLLVADPRRMEPKKFGGRGARARRQKSYR